DNA sequence from the Prolixibacter sp. SD074 genome:
CATTTTGGTTACATTGAATGACATCATCGACGATTAACTGATTTCTCATTTCATTTTCGATGATCGCGGCGTACAGTTCATGGATTGGGATATCTTTCTCTTCCTTATCCAACGGTGTATTGAAAGAAGTGAACCGGGGTATGATGAAATGGTCGAAAGGCCTTTTCTCCGCTTGCTTTTTTGCATCGTCCCTGTACCGGATTGGACCACATTGCATAAAAATAATGGGATGGTGTCCATCCTTTCTGGCCGGAGTAGCTGTTAAGCCGTAAACATATTTAGCGTTCACATTTTTCAATATCATTTCAAAACTGAAAGCAGAAACATGATGACACTCGTCAACGATCACCATGCCATAATCTTTCACACATTCCTTAACTTCTCCCATCCTGTTCAGCGATTGCATAACCGCAATATCAATGACACCGTTCAATGCTTGTTTCCCGGCTCCCATCTGTCCGATAATGCTTTTATTTTTTTTTTTTTTTCTGGCTCCGGGACTATCAGTAACCAGAAGTGGTTCTTTGATTGTCAGAAAGGCTGAAAGTTTTTCTTTCCACTGCGATACCAGGCTGATCCTGTCAACCAGAATCAGGGTATTGACCTTTCTTTCGGCGATCAGTTTTATGGCTGCGACTGTTTTCCCGAAAGCCGTTGTTCCGCACAAAATTCCATTATCATGTTCCAGTAGTTTTTCAACAGCGAGAGGTTGATCATCCCTCAGACTACCGTTAAACACAACATCTATCGTTTTGCCGTGATTGGTTTTGTCGGTCCACAACACTTTCGTTTTCATTTCCTCAAACAGCAATTTTATATCTGTTTCACATCCTCTTGGTAAGCACAGGTATTCAGCCGTTTCATCCGAGCAAGAGATAATCCTTGGTTTATCGAAGGTTGGTAAGCGCATGGCCTGGGCTTTGTAAAATTCAGGATTTTTGAAAGCAGCCAGCCGTTTCAGGCGGTTTAATGCTTTTTGGGAAAATCCGGCTTTTGGGATGAATAACATATTGGCTTTTACAACTTCGATTTTATTGGGAAAATCATTTTTGCTGATTGCCGTTTTCTTTACCCTTTCCCAAGGTTTGGGTGCTTCTTCATCGTCTACTTTCAGTGTACCGAGTTCATCCCCCGGGCATAACTTTGAAGTCAATTCAACCAGATTCTTTTCGGAAATCCTTGTACGGGATGCCAGGAAAGCCCACTGATCTTCTATCGGGTGAAAATGTTCATCAATGAAGGTACTGTTATTATCTTTTCTTGCTGCCTTTTGCAGGGGCAGGGCGATTAAATTACCAAAACCGCCTTTCGGCATAATATCCTGATTGGGGAAGAAACGGTCATAAGATCTAAATGTGATTTCGTGCCGCTGGCCCATGGCATAGGTTAGCAAAGCACTTCCAAACTTTCTTGCTAAAGAAGCAGGAACAGGATGTTCAAAGAAAAACCAGGCATGAGCTCCATTTCCAGACCGTGACCTTTCAACTGCAATGGGAACTGCAAACCGGGAGCATACCCTCCTGAGTGTCAATATATCGTTTTGCCATCCTTCATCGTCAAAGTCAATTGCCAGAAACCAGCAGGTTTCATCTGACAGCAAAGGATAGAGTCCGGCAACCAGATTTTGCCTGCCCCGTAAATGCGCATCTATTGCCGTCTCATTCAAAGGAAGAAAATCCTGATTTTTACAAGCTGAGCATTTTATTTTTGGCTTTTGACAAATACCCGGTTTCCATTCATTGCCACAGGCAGGCGCATAGCCGGCAGTTTCTTTTACTTTGTTTTCCCATCTTTTGGCATACACATCGTCCCTTCCCCTGAACAATGATTGGAAAAGTCTAATCTTTTCGCCGGAATCAGATCGTTTATTTAGGGTTTCAGAAGTTGTTGAAGGTTTGGTTTCTATTTGCCGATCAAATAATTTTGGCTCTGGTGCGGCAAAATATTCAGAAATTTTGTTGTCGGCACCCTCTGGCTCTTCATGGCTTGCGCCGATGCCAAGCTGAGTCTTCAGCCTTTTTATTTCTTCTTTCAGGCGGTTGTTTTCAAGAAGCAATTGCTGGTATTTCTCATGCAACGTTTTAAAATCCATGGCCTAAACTTGCTCCTTTGTTGAATGGTGCTATCGTTTATGCTTTATTTTCCGATTGGCAGTTTAAATTTCATCGTCACTTCCCCGGTTTCCTTGTTCACTTCAATAGTTTGATTTTCAACGTCCATTTCCTTTCCGGTGGTCATTTTAAACAAGCCGGACAGAAACTGCATTCCGCTGTTCATTACGGTCTCCAGCCCGGCTGTCTGAGCCGGATGTTTTGCCCCATTGCCGGCGTGGGTTTCAGTCAATTCCTCCTGTTGTTCCGTGTCATCACCAGAAAAGTCGATTTCATCTGCCGGACGTTTTTCCGGTTCAGTTTCAGTAATCGCCTCTTCCCCGAGCGGTTCGACGGCCAATTCTTCTTCCTGTCCTTTTCTTTCGGTTTCGCTGATAAATTCTTCCAACTGCTGAATAAACTGCGAACGGCCTTTGGTGGTAAAATCCACGAAATTGGTCCGGGCATCGTCGCCCAGCACCCCGTCGAACAGGCTTTGTTTGACCAGTAGGCCAGCGGCGATTTGAGTCTCAATAGAATTGCGGGTGATGAAGTTGAAAATTGTGAGTTTGTTGCTTTTTTGCCCAATCCGGTCGATACGTCCGATGCGCTGGTTCTTTTTGGCCGGGTTCCACGGAAGCTCGAAGTTGATCAGTGTGTCAGCCACTTGCAAGTTAAGGCCCGAGCCTCCTGCTTCGGTAGATAAAAACACTTTGTACTGCGGGTTCGACTCAAATTTACGGATCAGTTCGCCGCGTGACCGGACTGGTATCTTTCCGTTCAGTTCTACAAAACCGATATTATTTTCCCGCAATAGTTGTCCGATCAGCTTGTGTACCTTCACCCATTCAGAAAAAATGATGATCTTCGTGTTTTTATTAGAAACATCAAGTTCGTCGAGCAAAATATGTTTTAGTTCATTTAACTTGGGCGACTCGTTGGTTTCGTCGTCAATCAGGTAAGTTGAGTCGCACGCCATGCGCATATTGGCCAGGAGCAGTTGCATGCGGTGAAGGTCATAAGGGGTGAGGAATTTTTTGTGGATGATCTGTGCCAGTCCCCTGGCATAGGACGCATGGTAATCTGCCTGCAAAGGTGAAAGTTCGACCGGGATGTCAATCTGACGGAGGTTCGGCAGCTGGTCAATTACTTTCCGCTTTTCACGCCTGATCAAAACCTTTTCCAATTGTTTGTTTAGTTTCTGGAGGTTGTAATAGCCGTTTATCTTGTTTTGTTTTTCAGGATCGAACAGGCAGTGCTGGTAAGAGAATTCCCACAAGGGACCGAAGAATTCCGGATCGAGGATGCTCATAATTGAAAAGATGTCGATCAGTTTGTTCTCGATGGGGGTCCCGGTAATGGCCAGTTTGTGTTTGGAGTTGATCTGTTTTAGCGAGGCAGCTGTTTTGGTTTCGTAGTTCTTTGCCCGCTGGGCTTCGTCGAGGATCAGAAAATCCATACCGGCTTTATTAATCGCGATTTGGTCGCGCAGAACGGTTTCGTAATTGACGATAAAGAAAAAGCAACTGCGGTCTTTGTACTGTTGTGCGCGTTCGTCAGGCGTCCCCTGTATAACCAGTGCTTTTTGGTCGGAAAATCTTTCCACTTCTTTTTTCCATTGTTCTTTCAGCGAAGCGGGACAAACTACCAATGTTTTGCTAAACCCGAATAACTCCTTTTTTTGCATGGCGGTCCCGATGGCCTGTATGGTTTTACCAAGCCCCATTTCATCAGCAATAATTGATGTTTTCCGGAAAAGGGCAAATTGTATCCCTTCCTTTTGGTAATCGTACAGGTCGGCTTTTATCTTACTGAAATCAGGAGTATATGTTTCCTGAAGGTCTTCCAGCACTTTTTTTTCAAAAGCAGCCTCTATCTTTTCTGCTACTTCCGGACGGACACAAATGTGCGGCTTCTGACTAGCCTCATCCAAAAAATTCAGCAATCCCGTAATTTTGT
Encoded proteins:
- a CDS encoding DEAD/DEAH box helicase family protein: MDFKTLHEKYQQLLLENNRLKEEIKRLKTQLGIGASHEEPEGADNKISEYFAAPEPKLFDRQIETKPSTTSETLNKRSDSGEKIRLFQSLFRGRDDVYAKRWENKVKETAGYAPACGNEWKPGICQKPKIKCSACKNQDFLPLNETAIDAHLRGRQNLVAGLYPLLSDETCWFLAIDFDDEGWQNDILTLRRVCSRFAVPIAVERSRSGNGAHAWFFFEHPVPASLARKFGSALLTYAMGQRHEITFRSYDRFFPNQDIMPKGGFGNLIALPLQKAARKDNNSTFIDEHFHPIEDQWAFLASRTRISEKNLVELTSKLCPGDELGTLKVDDEEAPKPWERVKKTAISKNDFPNKIEVVKANMLFIPKAGFSQKALNRLKRLAAFKNPEFYKAQAMRLPTFDKPRIISCSDETAEYLCLPRGCETDIKLLFEEMKTKVLWTDKTNHGKTIDVVFNGSLRDDQPLAVEKLLEHDNGILCGTTAFGKTVAAIKLIAERKVNTLILVDRISLVSQWKEKLSAFLTIKEPLLVTDSPGARKKKKNKSIIGQMGAGKQALNGVIDIAVMQSLNRMGEVKECVKDYGMVIVDECHHVSAFSFEMILKNVNAKYVYGLTATPARKDGHHPIIFMQCGPIRYRDDAKKQAEKRPFDHFIIPRFTSFNTPLDKEEKDIPIHELYAAIIENEMRNQLIVDDVIQCNQNGRNCLILTERTTHVESLANELSQGIPDVISLMGGMGIKETRETRTRISETPGDKPLTLVATGRYIGEGFDEPRLDTLFLAMPISWKGTLQQYAGRLHRLFEGKKEVLIYDYVDIRVRMLEKMYNKRLAGYASIGYKAKGENITAENTDIIFNKSNFLPVYSGDIVNASREITIVSPFVTRRRTLQMMQNLKAALVKGVKVVVVARPAGDFKDKDLTSWQTTIELLKSSGVVVVFKSNIHQKFAVMDEKIVWYGSINLLSYGSAEESIMRLESSNIANELIRSITKGTEWSAD
- a CDS encoding DEAD/DEAH box helicase produces the protein MNIHQIVITQKKKLADQLNRQELALGEIIFNNGQCQILSQSASRYELIITDEYRNDVAEVTLEIEETGTIIPKIKNDEDAGWNKTSFACLLQVESEMHLLDPKEQTEHKKYTREGMVKRVLKERQQKAEKAGYHIRWADNIYGDHILTNERGIKYKVFLRDFETETGYSNSMDSRLNKLGTTKHIMFAFNALKENKAFFNKLDKTFPFVEIYCDPLNDYKISWYYPNKIPVEEQLLISRYFKNSNFIEDNKITGLLNFLDEASQKPHICVRPEVAEKIEAAFEKKVLEDLQETYTPDFSKIKADLYDYQKEGIQFALFRKTSIIADEMGLGKTIQAIGTAMQKKELFGFSKTLVVCPASLKEQWKKEVERFSDQKALVIQGTPDERAQQYKDRSCFFFIVNYETVLRDQIAINKAGMDFLILDEAQRAKNYETKTAASLKQINSKHKLAITGTPIENKLIDIFSIMSILDPEFFGPLWEFSYQHCLFDPEKQNKINGYYNLQKLNKQLEKVLIRREKRKVIDQLPNLRQIDIPVELSPLQADYHASYARGLAQIIHKKFLTPYDLHRMQLLLANMRMACDSTYLIDDETNESPKLNELKHILLDELDVSNKNTKIIIFSEWVKVHKLIGQLLRENNIGFVELNGKIPVRSRGELIRKFESNPQYKVFLSTEAGGSGLNLQVADTLINFELPWNPAKKNQRIGRIDRIGQKSNKLTIFNFITRNSIETQIAAGLLVKQSLFDGVLGDDARTNFVDFTTKGRSQFIQQLEEFISETERKGQEEELAVEPLGEEAITETEPEKRPADEIDFSGDDTEQQEELTETHAGNGAKHPAQTAGLETVMNSGMQFLSGLFKMTTGKEMDVENQTIEVNKETGEVTMKFKLPIGK